One window from the genome of Cherax quadricarinatus isolate ZL_2023a chromosome 85, ASM3850222v1, whole genome shotgun sequence encodes:
- the LOC128703289 gene encoding uncharacterized protein isoform X1: MLGLITSEYNKWKEKFTSQVSMLSHYASIHNTNCCTCLGIKKKKYIPAGTGKRGRPRKYPPPVGCEYRNSDGPGMQRPDTIDEDGNIFEPQIILKDGMVVKNEPGNERKGLPAGENGAHDLANTSNGNSGIQILPRPVLSKEELEKRREYYNNHKNKIKYVCHYCQVHFYHKPNFDFHISKLESAGKCKIYEKLNNLYLCESCGEGFSWREKLEKHLRLAEQHGTHNQKELLMFGDFQCNMCGKTFNKRTTYVQHIKWHEDREDIPCVICGTMFKQTDLRHHLMEVHNNDSLPCCYCGKLFTSRKYLEKHELVHQGGNFPCPECGKSFGQKSNMQQHLKTHTLDKEYSCEHCGQTFNQRAGLCQHLKKHFGPTEFNDECEVCGQYFSNDYNLKVHKKKIHNMHIEGLADDMSDHSEYLSSPIPSHMTPEDLREKAYGAANSAVKNMLGVSLGSSVSLGLSMKQEGNTESLDDNQLHMRDTSSHMNDMRHMTDRRDTPVSLMKDTIEADEHMRMNQHHSMSVNEETLHMPQDLTRMTASQAHMSDDSGRMSTAPQSPLINAPQSHMSDMRNSATDSPGRITDTPHMTDNLGRMAAENFGRMTSTPGGYLAEHLRRMAENQSRMSDSMSHYDERDNYSRLGDNLRTMSRGSAADPMGRLGDNLGRMTDNLSHMGVIRPTQTPSSTPQWPPHMQNHAALDSMNQSPQASQHTLYPLPFWPYDPSLRQYHH; this comes from the exons ATGTTGGGTCTGATCACCTCAGAATACAACAAGTGGAAGGAAAAGTTCACCTCCCAAGTGTCTATGCTGAGTCATTATGCTTCCATACACAATACAAACTGCTGCACGTGCTTAGGCATTAA GAAGAAGAAATACATCCCAGCAGGTACAGGGAAGCGAGGTCGTCCCAGGAAATACCCTCCCCCTGTAGGCTGTGAGTACCGGAATTCTG ATGGACCTGGCATGCAACGCCCTGACACAATTGATGAAGATGGTAACATTTTTGAACCACAGATCATCCTGAAAGATGGAATGGTTGTCAAGAATGAACCTGGGAATGAACGCAAAGGACTTCCAGCCGGGGAAAACGGTGCCCATGACTTGGCAAACACATCTAATGGTAATTCTGGTATCCAGATTCTTCCACGCCCAGTTCTTTCAAAGGAAGAACTTGAAAAACGAAGAGAGTATTATAACAATCACAAGAACAAGATCAAATATGTTTGTCATTATTGCCAGGTTCACTTCTACCACAAACCCAATTTTGATTTCCACATTTCAAAGCTAGAAAGTGCTGGAAAAtgcaaaatttatgaaaaattaAACAACTTGTACCTTTGCGAATCCTGTGGGGAGGGGTTCTCATGGCGGGAAAAGCTAGAGAAACATTTACGTTTAGCCGAGCAACATGGAACGCACAATCAGAAGGAGTTGCTTATGTTTGGAGACTTCCAGTGTAACATGTGTGGTAAGACATTCAATAAACGCACGACCTATGTGCAACATATAAAATGGCATGAAGATCGTGAGGACATCCCTTGTGTCATATGTGGCACTATGTTCAAACAGACTGACCTGAGACATCATCTAATGGAAGTGCATAATAATGACAGTTTACCATGTTGCTATTGTGGCAAACTCTTTACCAGTAGGAAGTATTTAGAAAAGCATGAGTTAGTTCACCAGGGCGGCAATTTTCCATGTCCAGAGTGTGGCAAATCATTTGGTCAAAAAAGCAATATGCAGCAACATCTCAAAACACATACGTTAGACAAAGAATATTCATGTGAACACTGTGGACAGACATTTAATCAACGTGCTGGGCTTTGTCAGCACTTAAAAAAGCATTTTGGCCCAACTGAGTTCAATGATGAATGTGAAGTTTGTGGTCAGTATTTCTCTAATGATTACAATCTTAAAGTGCACAAGAAGAAGATTCATAATATGCATATAGAGGGACTGGCAGATGATATGTCAGACCATTCAGAATATCTTTCCTCACCTATACCATCACATATGACACCAGAGGATCTTCGTGAAAAGGCTTATGGTGCTgccaattcagctgtaaaaaataTGTTAGGAGTTTCCCTAGGGTCTTCAGTTAGTTTAGGGTTGTCTATGAAGCAAGAAGGTAATACAGAATCCCTTGATGACAATCAATTACATATGCGAGACACTTCAAGTCACATGAACGACATGAGGCATATGACTGACAGACGAGATACTCCTGTTAGTCTCATGAAGGACACCATTGAAGCAGACGAACACATGAGAATGAACCAACATCACTCGATGTCTGTCAATGAAGAGACCTTACACATGCCTCAAGATCTAACCCGTATGACTGCTAGCCAAGCACACATGAGTGATGATTCAGGACGCATGTCTACTGCCCCACAATCTCCTCTCATTAATGCTCCACAGTCCCATATGAGTGATATGAGAAATTCAGCTACTGATAGTCCAGGACGTATAACTGATACTCCTCACATGACTGATAATTTGGGTCGTATGGCTGCTGAAAATTTTGGGCGAATGACTAGTACACCAGGGGGATATTTAGCAGAACACTTGCGGCGCATGGCTGAAAACCAGAGTCGCATGTCTGATTCCATGTCTCATTATGATGAACGTGATAATTACAGCCGCCTTGGAGACAATTTGCGTACCATGAGTCGAGGAAGTGCTGCAGACCCTATGGGACGTTTAGGAGACAACCTAGGCCGTATGACAGACAATCTTAGTCATATGGGAGTTATTCGGCCAACTCAAACCCCATCCAGCACGCCCCAGTGGCCACCACATATGCAAAATCACGCAGCATTAGACAGTATGAATCAGTCTCCCCAAGCAAGCCAGCACACACTTTATCCACTGCCATTCTGGCCCTATGATCCTTCTTTGCGGCAGTATCATCACTGA
- the LOC128703289 gene encoding uncharacterized protein isoform X2: MLGLITSEYNKWKEKFTSQVSMLSHYASIHNTNCCTCLGIKKKKYIPAGTGKRGRPRKYPPPVGYGPGMQRPDTIDEDGNIFEPQIILKDGMVVKNEPGNERKGLPAGENGAHDLANTSNGNSGIQILPRPVLSKEELEKRREYYNNHKNKIKYVCHYCQVHFYHKPNFDFHISKLESAGKCKIYEKLNNLYLCESCGEGFSWREKLEKHLRLAEQHGTHNQKELLMFGDFQCNMCGKTFNKRTTYVQHIKWHEDREDIPCVICGTMFKQTDLRHHLMEVHNNDSLPCCYCGKLFTSRKYLEKHELVHQGGNFPCPECGKSFGQKSNMQQHLKTHTLDKEYSCEHCGQTFNQRAGLCQHLKKHFGPTEFNDECEVCGQYFSNDYNLKVHKKKIHNMHIEGLADDMSDHSEYLSSPIPSHMTPEDLREKAYGAANSAVKNMLGVSLGSSVSLGLSMKQEGNTESLDDNQLHMRDTSSHMNDMRHMTDRRDTPVSLMKDTIEADEHMRMNQHHSMSVNEETLHMPQDLTRMTASQAHMSDDSGRMSTAPQSPLINAPQSHMSDMRNSATDSPGRITDTPHMTDNLGRMAAENFGRMTSTPGGYLAEHLRRMAENQSRMSDSMSHYDERDNYSRLGDNLRTMSRGSAADPMGRLGDNLGRMTDNLSHMGVIRPTQTPSSTPQWPPHMQNHAALDSMNQSPQASQHTLYPLPFWPYDPSLRQYHH; this comes from the exons ATGTTGGGTCTGATCACCTCAGAATACAACAAGTGGAAGGAAAAGTTCACCTCCCAAGTGTCTATGCTGAGTCATTATGCTTCCATACACAATACAAACTGCTGCACGTGCTTAGGCATTAA GAAGAAGAAATACATCCCAGCAGGTACAGGGAAGCGAGGTCGTCCCAGGAAATACCCTCCCCCTGTAGGCT ATGGACCTGGCATGCAACGCCCTGACACAATTGATGAAGATGGTAACATTTTTGAACCACAGATCATCCTGAAAGATGGAATGGTTGTCAAGAATGAACCTGGGAATGAACGCAAAGGACTTCCAGCCGGGGAAAACGGTGCCCATGACTTGGCAAACACATCTAATGGTAATTCTGGTATCCAGATTCTTCCACGCCCAGTTCTTTCAAAGGAAGAACTTGAAAAACGAAGAGAGTATTATAACAATCACAAGAACAAGATCAAATATGTTTGTCATTATTGCCAGGTTCACTTCTACCACAAACCCAATTTTGATTTCCACATTTCAAAGCTAGAAAGTGCTGGAAAAtgcaaaatttatgaaaaattaAACAACTTGTACCTTTGCGAATCCTGTGGGGAGGGGTTCTCATGGCGGGAAAAGCTAGAGAAACATTTACGTTTAGCCGAGCAACATGGAACGCACAATCAGAAGGAGTTGCTTATGTTTGGAGACTTCCAGTGTAACATGTGTGGTAAGACATTCAATAAACGCACGACCTATGTGCAACATATAAAATGGCATGAAGATCGTGAGGACATCCCTTGTGTCATATGTGGCACTATGTTCAAACAGACTGACCTGAGACATCATCTAATGGAAGTGCATAATAATGACAGTTTACCATGTTGCTATTGTGGCAAACTCTTTACCAGTAGGAAGTATTTAGAAAAGCATGAGTTAGTTCACCAGGGCGGCAATTTTCCATGTCCAGAGTGTGGCAAATCATTTGGTCAAAAAAGCAATATGCAGCAACATCTCAAAACACATACGTTAGACAAAGAATATTCATGTGAACACTGTGGACAGACATTTAATCAACGTGCTGGGCTTTGTCAGCACTTAAAAAAGCATTTTGGCCCAACTGAGTTCAATGATGAATGTGAAGTTTGTGGTCAGTATTTCTCTAATGATTACAATCTTAAAGTGCACAAGAAGAAGATTCATAATATGCATATAGAGGGACTGGCAGATGATATGTCAGACCATTCAGAATATCTTTCCTCACCTATACCATCACATATGACACCAGAGGATCTTCGTGAAAAGGCTTATGGTGCTgccaattcagctgtaaaaaataTGTTAGGAGTTTCCCTAGGGTCTTCAGTTAGTTTAGGGTTGTCTATGAAGCAAGAAGGTAATACAGAATCCCTTGATGACAATCAATTACATATGCGAGACACTTCAAGTCACATGAACGACATGAGGCATATGACTGACAGACGAGATACTCCTGTTAGTCTCATGAAGGACACCATTGAAGCAGACGAACACATGAGAATGAACCAACATCACTCGATGTCTGTCAATGAAGAGACCTTACACATGCCTCAAGATCTAACCCGTATGACTGCTAGCCAAGCACACATGAGTGATGATTCAGGACGCATGTCTACTGCCCCACAATCTCCTCTCATTAATGCTCCACAGTCCCATATGAGTGATATGAGAAATTCAGCTACTGATAGTCCAGGACGTATAACTGATACTCCTCACATGACTGATAATTTGGGTCGTATGGCTGCTGAAAATTTTGGGCGAATGACTAGTACACCAGGGGGATATTTAGCAGAACACTTGCGGCGCATGGCTGAAAACCAGAGTCGCATGTCTGATTCCATGTCTCATTATGATGAACGTGATAATTACAGCCGCCTTGGAGACAATTTGCGTACCATGAGTCGAGGAAGTGCTGCAGACCCTATGGGACGTTTAGGAGACAACCTAGGCCGTATGACAGACAATCTTAGTCATATGGGAGTTATTCGGCCAACTCAAACCCCATCCAGCACGCCCCAGTGGCCACCACATATGCAAAATCACGCAGCATTAGACAGTATGAATCAGTCTCCCCAAGCAAGCCAGCACACACTTTATCCACTGCCATTCTGGCCCTATGATCCTTCTTTGCGGCAGTATCATCACTGA